A genomic segment from Laspinema palackyanum D2c encodes:
- a CDS encoding vWA domain-containing protein, translating into MLENRDYTLIVDKSGSMMTPEGSGGKTRWSSAEESTFALAAKCEQLDPDGITVYVFSGRFQRYDNVTSAKVAQIFQENEPSGRTDLASVLKDAVNQYFKKKASGEAKSGETILVVTDGEPDDRKAVMRVIVEATHQMDRDEELAISMIQVGNDAQATRFLKALDDDLQGVGAKFDIVDTITMEDIEETPLKEVLLRAIAD; encoded by the coding sequence ATGTTAGAAAATCGAGATTATACGTTGATTGTGGATAAAAGCGGTAGTATGATGACTCCCGAGGGAAGCGGGGGAAAAACCCGCTGGTCCTCAGCAGAAGAGTCTACCTTTGCTTTGGCGGCGAAATGCGAACAGTTAGATCCCGATGGGATTACGGTCTATGTGTTTTCTGGGCGGTTTCAACGCTATGATAATGTAACTTCAGCAAAAGTTGCCCAAATTTTCCAAGAAAATGAACCTTCGGGAAGAACCGATTTGGCATCGGTTTTAAAAGATGCGGTGAATCAGTATTTTAAAAAGAAAGCGTCCGGTGAGGCGAAATCCGGTGAAACAATTCTGGTGGTTACTGATGGAGAACCGGACGATCGCAAGGCGGTGATGCGGGTGATTGTGGAGGCAACTCATCAGATGGACCGGGATGAAGAATTAGCCATTTCCATGATTCAGGTGGGAAATGATGCTCAAGCGACTCGATTTTTAAAGGCACTAGATGATGATTTGCAAGGCGTGGGAGCCAAGTTTGACATTGTAGATACGATTACGATGGAGGATATAGAAGAAACGCCTTTGAAAGAGGTTCTCTTACGGGCGATCGCCGATTAA
- a CDS encoding vWA domain-containing protein: protein MLENRDYTLIVDKSGSMMTTDGGATKTRWSSAEESTFALAAKCEQLDADGITVYLFSGRFQRYDNVTSAKVAQIFQENEPSGRTDLASVLKDAVNHYFKKKASGEAKSGETILVVTDGEPDDRKAVMKVIIEATRQMEQDEELAISMIQVGNDTQATRFLKALDDELQGVGAKFDIVDTITIEDMEDYTLSEVLLKAIGD, encoded by the coding sequence ATGTTGGAAAATCGAGATTACACCTTGATTGTGGATAAAAGCGGGAGTATGATGACCACCGATGGTGGCGCGACCAAAACCCGCTGGTCCTCGGCAGAAGAATCTACCTTTGCTTTGGCGGCGAAATGCGAACAGTTAGATGCCGATGGGATTACGGTCTATCTGTTTTCCGGGCGCTTTCAACGCTATGATAATGTAACTTCGGCGAAAGTTGCCCAAATTTTCCAAGAAAATGAACCTTCGGGAAGAACCGATTTGGCATCGGTTTTAAAAGATGCGGTGAATCATTATTTTAAAAAGAAAGCGTCCGGTGAGGCGAAATCCGGTGAAACAATTCTGGTGGTTACCGATGGAGAACCGGACGATCGCAAGGCGGTGATGAAAGTGATTATAGAGGCGACTCGTCAGATGGAACAGGATGAAGAGTTAGCCATTTCTATGATTCAGGTGGGAAATGATACCCAAGCTACGCGATTTTTAAAAGCCTTGGATGATGAGTTGCAAGGGGTAGGGGCGAAGTTTGATATCGTCGATACAATTACGATTGAGGACATGGAGGATTACACCCTGTCGGAGGTGTTGCTGAAGGCGATCGGGGATTAG
- a CDS encoding salt stress protein, Slr1339 family, whose translation MDPIEKLLEQIKAENQTPRPQSLEQVEAKPAAKAGPSPTANPPKLMYNLDSLLEKVQSEAKEPKVQPSLNVKPIEIEWESTSKGLGGHLDQLFGDVKQELEAQEQAEQLKREQERQEEAKKLERLKQKQREGLAKRAQEWLKKLDPYSDEGFWFGQFAEHYSSKLEAAIAYLEANPSEKKGEG comes from the coding sequence ATGGATCCAATTGAGAAGTTATTAGAGCAAATCAAGGCAGAGAATCAGACGCCGAGGCCACAATCTCTGGAGCAAGTGGAGGCAAAACCGGCAGCCAAAGCTGGCCCTTCTCCAACGGCCAATCCGCCCAAGTTGATGTATAATTTAGATAGTTTGTTAGAGAAAGTTCAGTCGGAAGCGAAGGAACCCAAAGTGCAGCCCTCCTTGAATGTTAAGCCGATAGAGATTGAATGGGAGTCAACTTCTAAGGGACTGGGTGGACATTTAGACCAGTTATTTGGGGATGTCAAGCAGGAGTTGGAGGCCCAAGAACAGGCGGAACAACTCAAACGAGAACAAGAACGCCAGGAAGAGGCGAAAAAACTGGAACGTCTCAAGCAGAAACAGCGTGAAGGGTTAGCCAAACGAGCACAGGAGTGGTTGAAGAAGCTAGATCCTTATTCTGATGAAGGGTTTTGGTTCGGACAGTTTGCGGAACATTATTCCTCGAAGTTGGAGGCGGCGATCGCCTATTTAGAGGCAAACCCGTCCGAGAAAAAGGGGGAGGGATAG
- the ldpA gene encoding circadian clock protein LdpA: MSNLNDPLTSLSEGHWFKLICGASFQHLQFVRNITLAYCLAGADCIDVAADPAVIAAANEAIKKAVTLGQVAQKRGSRHHFAKRQVPRPLLMVSLNDGEDPHFRKAEFNPQKCPPDCPRPCESICPAQAIAFPPSALTLAPKPGDLSFKTTPNSPEFQQKVGVIEDRCYGCGRCLPVCPIGQIVTRSYVSTPTAIAPSVLSKGVNAVEIHTQVGRIEDFKRLWSAIAPEVNQLKVVAISCPDGENLIDYLWSIYHAISPVPCALIWQTDGRPMSGDIGIGTTRAAIKLGQKVLAAGLPGFVQLAGGTNQHTVSKLKSMGLLRQGRVTAKEDSTHSYLSGVAYGSYARVLLSPILERVEQQWGETFSGSYALEDSPDLLWEAVDLADSLVSEIKFGLQLQNTTNNTSP; the protein is encoded by the coding sequence GTGAGCAACTTGAACGACCCGTTAACATCCCTATCTGAAGGCCATTGGTTTAAGCTAATCTGCGGTGCCAGTTTTCAGCATTTGCAGTTTGTGCGAAATATTACTTTGGCCTATTGCCTAGCTGGTGCGGACTGTATTGATGTTGCCGCAGATCCAGCGGTGATTGCTGCTGCCAACGAGGCGATCAAAAAGGCTGTCACCCTCGGACAAGTCGCTCAAAAGCGAGGCAGTCGCCATCATTTCGCGAAGAGGCAAGTACCTCGACCCTTACTGATGGTGAGCTTAAATGATGGGGAAGACCCGCATTTTAGAAAAGCAGAATTTAATCCCCAAAAGTGTCCTCCGGATTGTCCTCGACCTTGCGAAAGTATTTGTCCAGCGCAGGCGATCGCCTTTCCCCCATCAGCCTTAACCCTTGCACCCAAACCCGGTGATTTATCCTTTAAGACCACTCCAAATTCACCGGAGTTTCAGCAGAAGGTTGGGGTCATAGAAGACCGTTGCTATGGATGCGGACGATGCCTCCCCGTTTGTCCGATCGGACAAATTGTCACCCGTTCGTATGTCTCGACACCGACAGCGATCGCCCCATCGGTGTTATCTAAAGGCGTCAACGCTGTAGAAATTCATACGCAAGTGGGTCGAATCGAGGATTTTAAACGCCTGTGGAGTGCAATCGCCCCTGAAGTCAACCAGCTTAAGGTCGTTGCCATTAGCTGTCCCGACGGGGAAAACCTGATTGATTACCTCTGGTCCATTTATCACGCCATCTCTCCGGTCCCCTGTGCGCTGATCTGGCAAACCGACGGACGTCCGATGAGCGGAGATATCGGCATCGGGACCACTCGCGCTGCCATCAAATTAGGCCAAAAAGTTTTAGCTGCGGGTTTACCGGGATTCGTCCAACTCGCCGGGGGTACCAATCAGCATACGGTTTCTAAACTCAAATCAATGGGATTGTTGCGCCAGGGTCGAGTTACGGCGAAAGAGGATTCAACCCACTCCTATCTTTCTGGAGTTGCTTATGGCAGCTATGCTCGCGTCCTCTTATCCCCCATTTTAGAACGGGTGGAACAACAGTGGGGAGAGACTTTCTCCGGGAGTTACGCCCTAGAAGACTCCCCGGATTTACTGTGGGAAGCTGTAGATTTAGCTGATTCCCTTGTTTCTGAGATCAAATTTGGCTTACAATTACAGAATACTACAAATAATACAAGCCCATGA
- a CDS encoding R3H domain-containing nucleic acid-binding protein codes for MVNSQGNQPIDNPIQPQAQSGVENVDLGRTQITDDLSQLLEILPETIREHLTTHSSLSSLIEVVMDLGRLPEARFPNKAEYISDIPVTRSDLKYAIERVGHFSGDNRAGIEQTLHRISAIRNRTGEIIGLTCRVGRSVFGTIHMIRDLVESGQSILMLGRPGVGKTTALREIARVLADELHKRVVIIDTSNEIAGDGDIPHPAIGRARRMQVAAPEFQHKVMIEAVENHMPEVIVIDEIGTELEALAARTIAERGVQLVGTAHGNQIENLIKNPTLCDLVGGIQSVTLGDEEARRRGSQKTVLERKAPPTFEIAVEMSERKRWVVHERVAETVDTLLRGRQPDLQVRTVSESGKVTITKELQPQTPTTTTKTTAAVRPFGSAGLRASGKMQPLPLQTLPELGRRPQAVPEEKSFEQMLNESLYPSDRFASAADYGFEEISPLAGPNGEDLPLHVYPYGVSRHQLDQVIRTLALPVVVTKDIDSADVVLAVRSHVKNHSKLRQMSKNRQVPIFTINSSSVPKIAHSLRRMLHLEEGSTPELSDVSLFAHSGSDDEIEALEEARLAVEQIVIPKGQPVELLPRGGQVRKMQHELVEHYRLKSCSFGDEPNRRLRIYPA; via the coding sequence ATGGTTAATTCTCAGGGAAATCAACCGATTGACAACCCGATCCAACCCCAAGCGCAGAGTGGAGTGGAAAACGTCGATCTCGGAAGAACGCAGATTACCGATGATCTCAGCCAGTTGCTGGAAATTCTGCCTGAAACCATTCGCGAACACTTAACAACCCACTCATCTCTGAGTAGCTTAATTGAAGTGGTGATGGATTTGGGACGGCTTCCGGAAGCGCGTTTTCCCAATAAAGCGGAATATATCAGCGATATCCCCGTCACTCGTTCGGACCTCAAATATGCGATCGAGCGAGTCGGTCACTTTAGCGGAGATAATCGCGCCGGTATTGAACAAACCCTGCACCGGATCAGCGCCATTCGCAATCGCACTGGGGAAATTATCGGCTTAACTTGCCGGGTGGGACGGTCTGTCTTCGGCACGATTCACATGATCCGCGATTTAGTCGAAAGCGGACAATCCATTTTAATGTTAGGCCGTCCGGGGGTGGGGAAAACGACGGCATTGCGCGAAATTGCGCGGGTGTTGGCGGATGAACTGCACAAACGGGTGGTGATTATCGATACCTCCAACGAAATTGCTGGAGATGGGGATATTCCGCATCCGGCGATCGGGCGGGCGCGACGGATGCAAGTGGCGGCACCGGAATTTCAACATAAGGTGATGATTGAGGCAGTGGAAAACCATATGCCGGAAGTGATTGTCATCGATGAAATCGGGACCGAACTGGAAGCATTAGCGGCCCGAACTATTGCGGAACGCGGGGTGCAGTTGGTCGGAACCGCCCACGGTAACCAGATTGAAAACTTGATTAAAAACCCCACCCTGTGCGATTTGGTGGGGGGAATTCAGTCCGTGACCCTCGGTGATGAAGAGGCGCGGCGTCGGGGGTCTCAGAAAACGGTTTTAGAACGCAAAGCACCTCCGACTTTTGAAATTGCGGTGGAAATGAGTGAACGGAAGCGCTGGGTGGTTCATGAACGGGTGGCGGAAACCGTAGATACTTTACTGCGGGGACGTCAGCCGGATCTCCAAGTGCGGACGGTGAGCGAAAGCGGGAAAGTAACGATTACCAAGGAGTTACAGCCGCAAACTCCCACAACCACAACCAAAACGACTGCAGCGGTGCGTCCGTTTGGGAGTGCGGGATTGCGCGCCAGTGGGAAGATGCAGCCGTTACCCTTGCAAACTTTGCCGGAGTTGGGGCGCAGACCCCAGGCGGTGCCCGAGGAAAAGTCCTTTGAGCAGATGCTGAATGAGTCGTTGTATCCCAGCGATCGCTTTGCTTCTGCGGCAGATTATGGGTTTGAGGAAATCTCACCCTTGGCGGGCCCGAATGGGGAAGATTTGCCGTTGCACGTCTATCCTTATGGGGTGAGTCGTCATCAGTTGGATCAGGTGATTCGTACTCTGGCCCTGCCGGTGGTGGTGACGAAGGATATTGATAGTGCGGATGTGGTGTTGGCGGTGCGATCGCACGTTAAAAACCATTCTAAGTTGCGGCAAATGTCCAAAAACCGCCAGGTTCCAATTTTCACGATTAATTCCAGCAGTGTTCCGAAAATTGCTCATTCCTTACGCCGGATGTTGCATTTAGAGGAAGGCAGTACGCCGGAACTATCCGATGTGTCTCTGTTTGCCCATAGTGGTAGCGATGATGAAATCGAGGCCCTGGAAGAAGCGCGTCTGGCAGTAGAACAGATTGTGATTCCCAAGGGACAGCCGGTGGAACTGTTACCCCGTGGGGGTCAAGTCCGCAAGATGCAGCATGAGTTGGTGGAACATTATCGGTTAAAGTCTTGCAGTTTTGGTGATGAACCCAATCGCCGTCTGCGGATTTATCCAGCATAA
- a CDS encoding PAS domain S-box protein has product MTTCSINLQQCEENLLSWKSAVNHTAIVMETDDRGRITEVNDKFIEISGYSRQESLDRTPAMLNSGFHPPEFFTQLWQAISQGQVWRGEIKNKRKDGSVYWVDTTLTPILNSEGIPHKYIALQLDITSQKETEEKLTFTQRRFQQLAANLPGVIYQFLMCPDGTVFFPYMSPGCRDFFEIDPESIEKNAQVLVNLIHPDDFPSFSSSVAISAETLEPWHWEGRFINPSGKVVWIEGHSRPEKQENGDILWDGLLIEITERKIALEALRQSEQRLGLHFQQTPLAVIEWDLNFEVMDWNPAAEKMFGYSKHEALNHHAVELLVPESAREQVDQVFQALLQQTGGTRSTNENFTKSGEIMVCEWYNTPLIDPNGTAIGVASLVEDITERQHYQDALKAANEALEQRVEERTGQLQEAIAKLQGEMASRELAEEKYRSIFENAIMGIFQTTQAGEYISANPALARIYGYESPQELMQELRNVDDQLYVEKNRRNEFIEAIAQNGKISDFESQVYCKNGGIIWIAENARAVRDETGMLLYYEGTVEEITKRKQTEAALRRSEERLQEKALREALLNQLTEQIRQSLDLETILATTVEEIRELLQIELCYFSWYRPNGMPGEGMRSPLQSQDCLVLNWETVKAARSPGVVSPLGFYAVSESWSHQCLQLQPIRIDGVESYPDKTVVEIFRAWGFKSVLCLPLQTHSGQVGVLSCVHCSRERTWNESEVVLMHSISDRLTIAIDQAQLYAQSRAAAQQARDQAQRLEQALYQLTETQTQLIQTEKMSSLGQMVAGIAHEINNPVTFIHGNAIHAYQYFKELLPLLKLYQHYYPEPVPEIRDLLEELDLPFILDDLPKALHSMKLGTERIRQIVLSLRNFSRLDESQKKPVDIHEGIDNTLLILQHRMSQIQVVKGYGNLPLIECYPGQLNQVFMNILANAIDAVEEGKGLAVKTGNSKFSEANSTAQNPSPTISIHTELTEDDFVVIRIKDNGSGLTETVKNRLFDPFFTTKPVGKGTGLGLSISYQIIVEKHRGILDCQSQPGRGSEFVIKIPRTTGNK; this is encoded by the coding sequence ATGACGACTTGCTCAATTAATTTGCAACAGTGCGAAGAAAATTTACTCAGTTGGAAGTCTGCGGTGAATCATACGGCGATCGTGATGGAAACAGACGATCGCGGGCGAATTACCGAGGTGAATGATAAATTTATAGAAATCTCCGGATATAGTCGCCAGGAAAGTCTTGATCGCACCCCCGCAATGCTTAATTCTGGCTTTCACCCACCGGAATTTTTTACCCAACTCTGGCAGGCGATCTCTCAAGGTCAAGTGTGGCGCGGTGAAATAAAAAACAAACGCAAAGATGGCTCAGTTTATTGGGTAGATACAACCCTTACTCCGATTCTGAATAGCGAGGGAATTCCCCACAAATATATTGCCCTTCAATTGGACATCACGTCCCAAAAGGAAACCGAAGAAAAATTGACCTTTACTCAACGAAGGTTCCAGCAATTGGCAGCTAACTTACCCGGCGTGATTTATCAATTCCTGATGTGTCCCGATGGAACGGTATTTTTTCCTTACATGAGTCCGGGATGTCGGGATTTTTTTGAAATTGATCCGGAGTCAATTGAAAAGAATGCCCAGGTATTAGTTAACCTAATTCACCCGGATGATTTCCCCAGTTTTTCTAGTTCAGTCGCTATTTCGGCTGAAACCTTAGAACCCTGGCACTGGGAGGGTCGATTTATTAACCCCTCGGGTAAAGTGGTCTGGATTGAGGGTCATTCTCGACCAGAAAAGCAAGAAAATGGGGATATTTTATGGGATGGATTGCTGATTGAAATTACTGAGCGTAAAATTGCCCTAGAAGCCCTCAGACAGTCCGAACAAAGACTGGGATTACATTTCCAGCAAACGCCTCTAGCGGTGATTGAATGGGATTTGAATTTTGAGGTAATGGACTGGAATCCGGCGGCGGAAAAAATGTTTGGGTATTCCAAACATGAAGCGTTGAACCATCATGCAGTGGAACTGCTTGTTCCGGAAAGCGCCAGAGAGCAAGTTGACCAAGTTTTTCAGGCGTTGTTACAGCAAACTGGGGGGACGCGCAGCACGAATGAAAATTTTACGAAGTCCGGGGAAATTATGGTCTGTGAATGGTATAACACGCCGCTGATTGACCCGAATGGGACGGCAATTGGGGTGGCTTCTTTGGTGGAGGATATCACGGAGCGTCAGCACTATCAAGATGCACTGAAAGCGGCGAATGAAGCGTTAGAACAGCGGGTGGAGGAGCGCACGGGACAGTTACAGGAGGCGATCGCCAAGTTGCAAGGAGAAATGGCGTCGCGGGAATTGGCGGAAGAGAAATATCGCAGCATTTTTGAAAATGCGATTATGGGGATTTTTCAGACAACTCAGGCGGGGGAATATATCAGTGCAAATCCAGCTTTGGCGAGGATTTACGGGTATGAGTCACCCCAGGAACTGATGCAGGAACTGCGGAATGTGGATGATCAACTCTATGTAGAGAAAAATCGTCGGAATGAGTTTATTGAGGCGATCGCTCAAAATGGAAAAATTTCTGATTTTGAGTCTCAGGTTTACTGCAAAAATGGCGGAATTATTTGGATTGCCGAGAATGCACGGGCGGTCCGAGATGAGACGGGAATGTTACTTTATTATGAGGGAACGGTAGAAGAGATTACGAAGCGCAAGCAGACTGAGGCAGCATTGCGGCGATCGGAGGAACGGTTACAGGAAAAAGCGTTGCGAGAAGCGTTGCTCAATCAACTCACGGAACAGATTCGCCAATCCTTGGATTTAGAGACTATTTTGGCAACAACGGTGGAAGAAATTCGGGAGTTGTTGCAAATTGAACTCTGTTATTTTAGTTGGTATCGACCGAATGGAATGCCTGGGGAGGGAATGCGATCGCCGCTGCAATCCCAGGATTGTCTGGTCCTGAATTGGGAAACGGTGAAAGCAGCGCGATCGCCGGGGGTAGTGAGTCCGTTAGGATTCTATGCTGTGAGTGAATCTTGGTCCCATCAATGTTTGCAACTCCAACCGATTCGCATTGATGGGGTGGAATCCTATCCCGATAAAACGGTGGTAGAGATTTTTCGCGCCTGGGGGTTTAAATCGGTGCTTTGCTTGCCGTTACAGACGCATTCGGGTCAAGTGGGGGTTTTAAGTTGCGTCCATTGTAGCCGGGAACGGACTTGGAATGAGAGCGAAGTCGTGTTAATGCACTCAATTAGCGATCGCCTCACCATTGCGATCGACCAAGCGCAACTCTACGCTCAATCTCGCGCAGCAGCGCAGCAAGCGCGGGACCAAGCGCAACGTCTTGAACAAGCATTATATCAACTCACCGAAACCCAAACTCAACTGATTCAAACGGAAAAAATGTCCAGTTTAGGCCAAATGGTGGCCGGAATTGCCCATGAAATTAATAACCCGGTTACCTTCATTCATGGGAACGCCATTCACGCCTATCAGTATTTTAAAGAACTTCTACCCCTGCTCAAACTCTATCAGCACTACTATCCAGAACCAGTTCCGGAAATCCGCGATTTACTTGAAGAACTGGATTTACCCTTTATCTTAGATGATTTGCCGAAAGCCCTCCATTCGATGAAGTTGGGAACCGAACGAATTCGCCAAATTGTTTTATCGTTGCGAAATTTTTCTCGGTTAGATGAATCCCAAAAAAAGCCGGTTGATATTCATGAAGGCATTGACAATACCTTGTTAATTTTACAACACCGAATGTCTCAGATTCAAGTGGTGAAAGGATACGGAAACTTACCGTTAATTGAGTGTTATCCGGGACAATTAAACCAAGTGTTTATGAACATTCTTGCCAATGCGATCGATGCGGTGGAAGAAGGCAAAGGATTAGCTGTAAAAACGGGAAATAGTAAATTTTCAGAGGCCAACTCAACTGCCCAAAATCCCTCTCCCACCATTAGTATTCACACTGAACTCACCGAGGATGATTTTGTCGTAATTCGGATTAAAGACAATGGTTCCGGACTGACGGAAACGGTAAAAAATCGCTTATTTGACCCATTTTTTACCACCAAGCCAGTGGGTAAAGGCACTGGCTTAGGATTGTCGATTAGCTATCAAATTATTGTGGAAAAACATCGGGGAATTTTAGACTGTCAGTCCCAACCGGGACGGGGGTCCGAGTTTGTGATTAAGATTCCCAGAACAACGGGTAATAAATAA
- a CDS encoding SRPBCC family protein: MLHFKYSSLINAPVEVVWNFHERPDILQQLTPPWQPVEIVRREGGLEVGAISEFKIFLGPIPVPWLARHTVCEPYQLFIDEQVEGPMEQWIHRHEFIAENGKTRLIDAIDYAIPGGWVPDLMLGWFVDARLRDMFRYRHEVTQRECSL; the protein is encoded by the coding sequence ATGCTACATTTCAAGTATTCTAGTCTAATTAATGCTCCCGTAGAAGTGGTCTGGAACTTTCATGAAAGACCGGATATTTTACAACAGCTAACTCCCCCTTGGCAGCCGGTGGAAATTGTCCGTCGGGAAGGGGGTTTAGAAGTGGGGGCGATTTCCGAGTTTAAAATTTTTTTAGGCCCGATTCCTGTACCTTGGCTGGCGCGGCATACAGTTTGTGAACCCTATCAATTGTTTATTGATGAACAAGTGGAAGGACCGATGGAGCAATGGATTCATCGTCATGAATTTATCGCGGAAAATGGGAAAACTCGGTTAATTGATGCGATCGATTATGCCATACCCGGTGGGTGGGTTCCTGATTTGATGTTGGGGTGGTTTGTAGATGCACGTCTGCGGGATATGTTTCGCTATCGCCATGAGGTGACTCAACGAGAGTGCAGCCTTTAG
- a CDS encoding CPXCG motif-containing cysteine-rich protein, giving the protein MQTTAEYYCAYCGEDNVIFVDLSAGSYQTYVEDCQICCQPNVLYLQIDEDTLDVEISSEPES; this is encoded by the coding sequence ATGCAAACTACAGCCGAATATTATTGTGCTTATTGTGGCGAAGATAATGTAATTTTTGTGGATTTGAGTGCAGGAAGTTATCAGACTTATGTCGAAGATTGTCAAATTTGCTGCCAACCGAATGTTTTATACTTGCAGATCGATGAAGACACCCTAGATGTTGAAATCAGCAGCGAACCCGAAAGTTAA
- the tsaB gene encoding tRNA (adenosine(37)-N6)-threonylcarbamoyltransferase complex dimerization subunit type 1 TsaB, with protein MVPLDSNPYAIAFHTSSPELGLALSNFAETHRCQTWEMGRSLATHLHSYLAEFISPQTWQDFAFLAVAKGPGSFTGTRIGVVTARILAQQLSIPLFAISSLAAVAWSQTRHQTDHQPRAIALQMPAQRGQLFTAIYEITPTAALPLLADTVLTPQQWEETLAACDRPYQLIQVPENLGSTVSSLLELAHLEWQQGKRPRSSEALPFYGQHPVDQ; from the coding sequence ATGGTGCCATTGGACTCTAACCCTTACGCGATCGCCTTCCATACTAGCAGTCCCGAACTGGGTCTAGCGTTGAGCAATTTTGCGGAAACCCACCGCTGCCAAACCTGGGAGATGGGGCGATCGCTTGCCACCCACCTGCATTCCTATCTTGCCGAGTTTATCTCCCCTCAGACTTGGCAGGATTTCGCCTTTCTTGCCGTTGCCAAAGGACCGGGTAGCTTTACCGGGACCCGGATTGGCGTCGTCACCGCCCGAATTCTCGCCCAGCAACTCTCTATTCCCTTATTTGCCATTTCTAGTTTAGCGGCAGTCGCCTGGTCCCAAACTCGCCATCAGACGGACCACCAACCGAGGGCGATCGCCCTGCAAATGCCCGCCCAACGGGGTCAGCTGTTCACCGCCATTTATGAAATCACACCCACCGCCGCCCTTCCCCTGCTGGCAGATACCGTTCTGACTCCACAACAATGGGAAGAGACTCTCGCTGCTTGCGATCGTCCCTATCAACTCATCCAAGTCCCAGAAAATTTAGGGTCTACGGTGTCCAGTCTTTTGGAACTCGCCCATTTGGAATGGCAACAGGGGAAACGCCCGCGCAGTTCCGAGGCCCTGCCCTTTTATGGACAGCATCCAGTGGACCAGTAA
- the psb29 gene encoding photosystem II biogenesis protein Psp29, translating into MNNVRTVSDTKRAFYTIHTRPINSIYRRVVEELMVEMHLLSVNVDFNYDPIYALGVVTTFDRFMQGYRPEEDKISIFNGICKGLEADPQKYRQDAQWLEEIASRHSGEEMVALLSRSPRPEMEGDFQGLLGAIAAKPNFKYSRLFAVGLFTLLEQADLELVKNEKSRQDAVQSICTALNLPPDKLSKDLDLYRSNLEKMIQARSVMDDILAADRKKREDRAKQKGAATVPPGSPE; encoded by the coding sequence GTGAATAACGTCCGCACCGTATCAGATACCAAGCGAGCCTTCTATACCATTCACACCCGTCCGATTAACTCGATTTATCGACGGGTCGTCGAAGAATTGATGGTGGAAATGCACTTGCTGTCGGTGAATGTGGATTTTAATTATGACCCCATTTATGCCCTCGGAGTCGTAACCACCTTTGACCGATTTATGCAAGGATATCGACCTGAAGAGGATAAAATTTCGATTTTTAATGGCATCTGCAAGGGGTTAGAAGCTGATCCCCAGAAGTATCGGCAAGATGCCCAATGGTTAGAGGAAATAGCCAGTCGCCATTCTGGTGAGGAAATGGTGGCGTTACTCAGTCGTTCCCCCCGGCCCGAAATGGAAGGAGATTTCCAAGGTCTCCTCGGGGCGATCGCCGCTAAACCCAACTTTAAGTACAGCCGGTTGTTTGCCGTGGGTCTGTTTACCCTTCTCGAACAAGCTGACTTAGAACTGGTGAAAAACGAAAAATCCCGTCAAGATGCGGTTCAGAGCATCTGTACTGCGCTGAATCTGCCTCCAGATAAACTCTCTAAAGACCTCGACCTCTACCGAAGCAATTTAGAGAAAATGATTCAAGCGCGCAGTGTCATGGATGACATTTTAGCGGCAGACCGCAAAAAACGCGAAGACCGGGCGAAGCAGAAAGGGGCAGCAACTGTACCTCCTGGTTCTCCAGAGTAA
- a CDS encoding chromophore lyase CpcT/CpeT yields the protein MTLTSELIALGQYLAGEFDNREQAIADPAWYVHLHLWQRPVPVQLFPEPSLTLFAEQANILHLDRPYRPRIMQLRQLPQGDSPPQLEVQYFMLKDPNQFRGAGRQPHLLKQLNPAQVELLPGCTLTVSQKCLTDGTYHFAASLPSGARCCFPYQGETRQVELGFEASPTELFSFDKGIDPNTGKALWGAVLGPFHFTKRHDFSGELVGLVR from the coding sequence ATGACCCTGACATCGGAGTTAATCGCCCTGGGGCAATACTTAGCGGGGGAATTTGATAATCGAGAACAGGCGATCGCTGACCCGGCATGGTATGTCCATCTGCACCTCTGGCAGCGTCCGGTTCCAGTCCAATTATTTCCTGAACCCAGTCTGACCCTATTTGCCGAACAAGCTAATATTCTCCATCTCGATCGCCCCTATCGGCCTCGAATCATGCAACTGCGACAACTTCCCCAAGGTGACAGTCCACCCCAGTTAGAAGTGCAGTATTTCATGCTCAAAGACCCGAATCAATTCCGGGGGGCTGGTCGCCAACCCCATCTCCTCAAACAGCTAAATCCGGCACAAGTAGAACTCTTGCCCGGATGTACCCTCACCGTCAGCCAGAAATGCTTAACTGACGGGACCTATCATTTTGCTGCATCCTTGCCCTCGGGAGCAAGATGCTGCTTTCCCTATCAAGGAGAAACTCGCCAAGTGGAACTCGGTTTCGAGGCATCCCCGACTGAACTATTCAGCTTTGACAAAGGCATCGACCCCAATACGGGAAAAGCCTTGTGGGGGGCCGTGTTAGGGCCATTCCACTTCACCAAGCGTCACGATTTTTCCGGGGAACTCGTCGGACTCGTAAGATGA